Proteins encoded together in one Streptomyces sp. NBC_01408 window:
- a CDS encoding oxygenase MpaB family protein — protein MTYTQASMDALRTSGDELADATVATLFERGEVGKFNALMRYVSTVGQDIPEGLPEVAREYLNETSTPPAWVDWGEMEKARLFFIDNNVHISTALSFASMPACYVLPHVAKLLSATHSLKYPSKRMAETGQFTVYLMQPDAFEAGSRFIPAAQKVRLLHASIRHHLKREDRWDTAALGTPICQEDMMGGQMMFSIQVLDALHRLGIHMSTEGAESYYYAWRVVGAILGIDQDHAPEDLQEAREFSDLYMTRHMGPSDEGAQLTRQLIDLYEEVVPGTLFDPIVSALIRYLIGDTCADWLQVPRTTWDTVVKAAPTLLGLLESIEDSSPLAAWALDRLGHLTSIFELSALTRGRVMHYAIPEQLKNDFGVSSTIPPKSRWTPPPATISQ, from the coding sequence ATGACCTATACCCAAGCGTCCATGGACGCTCTGCGCACCTCAGGGGACGAACTCGCCGACGCGACCGTGGCGACATTGTTCGAGCGCGGAGAGGTCGGCAAGTTCAACGCTCTCATGCGCTACGTCTCCACCGTCGGGCAGGACATTCCCGAGGGGCTGCCGGAGGTAGCCCGCGAGTACCTCAACGAGACCAGCACGCCGCCGGCCTGGGTGGACTGGGGTGAGATGGAGAAGGCCCGGCTGTTCTTCATCGACAACAACGTGCACATCTCCACCGCGCTGTCGTTCGCCTCGATGCCCGCCTGCTACGTCCTGCCGCACGTGGCCAAGCTGCTGTCGGCCACCCACTCGCTGAAGTATCCCTCCAAGCGGATGGCCGAGACGGGCCAGTTCACCGTCTACCTCATGCAGCCGGACGCGTTCGAAGCCGGCAGCCGCTTCATCCCCGCCGCCCAGAAAGTGCGGCTGCTGCACGCCTCCATCCGCCACCACCTCAAGCGCGAGGACCGCTGGGACACCGCCGCCCTGGGCACGCCGATCTGTCAGGAGGACATGATGGGCGGGCAGATGATGTTCTCCATCCAGGTCCTCGACGCCCTGCACCGCCTTGGCATCCACATGAGCACCGAAGGCGCCGAGTCCTACTACTACGCCTGGAGGGTGGTCGGCGCCATCCTCGGCATCGACCAGGACCACGCCCCCGAGGACTTGCAGGAAGCCCGCGAGTTCTCCGACCTGTACATGACCCGACACATGGGCCCCAGCGACGAAGGCGCCCAGCTCACCCGCCAGCTCATCGACCTCTACGAGGAAGTCGTGCCCGGCACCCTCTTCGACCCGATCGTCTCCGCTCTGATCCGCTACCTGATCGGCGACACCTGCGCCGACTGGCTGCAAGTCCCGCGCACCACCTGGGACACCGTCGTCAAGGCCGCCCCCACCCTGCTGGGACTGCTGGAGTCCATCGAGGACAGCTCACCCCTGGCGGCCTGGGCCCTGGACCGGCTCGGACACCTGACCAGCATTTTCGAACTGTCTGCCCTCACCCGCGGCCGCGTCATGCACTACGCCATCCCCGAGCAGCTCAAGAACGACTTCGGAGTCAGCAGCACCATTCCGCCCAAAAGCCGCTGGACACCGCCACCGGCAACCATCAGCCAGTAG
- a CDS encoding response regulator transcription factor, which translates to MIRVLLVDDQPLIRSGFRALLDLEDDIEVVAEAANGSEGLALAREHLPDIALIDIQMPVLDGIETTRRIAADPALAGVHVVILTNYGLDEYVFNALRAGAAGFLVKDIVPEDFLHALRVAARGDALLAPSITRKLINRYVTQPLPTSTGAGLEELTSREREAVVLVAQGLSNDEIAGQMVISPLTAKTHINRAMTKLHARDRAQLVVLAYESGLVVPRNS; encoded by the coding sequence GTGATCCGTGTCCTGCTCGTCGACGACCAGCCGCTCATCCGCAGCGGTTTCCGCGCTCTCCTCGACCTCGAAGACGACATCGAGGTCGTTGCCGAGGCCGCCAACGGCAGCGAAGGCCTCGCGCTCGCCAGGGAACACCTGCCCGACATCGCACTCATCGACATCCAGATGCCGGTCCTCGACGGCATCGAGACGACCCGGCGCATCGCCGCGGACCCGGCCCTGGCCGGGGTCCACGTCGTCATCCTGACCAACTACGGCCTGGACGAATACGTCTTCAACGCGCTGCGCGCCGGCGCGGCCGGATTCCTCGTCAAGGACATCGTGCCGGAGGACTTCCTGCACGCCCTACGCGTCGCCGCGCGCGGCGACGCCCTGCTGGCACCGTCGATCACCCGCAAGCTGATCAACCGGTACGTGACCCAGCCGCTCCCCACCTCCACCGGCGCGGGGCTGGAGGAGCTGACCAGCCGCGAACGCGAGGCCGTCGTCCTGGTCGCGCAAGGCCTGTCCAACGACGAGATCGCGGGCCAGATGGTGATCAGCCCGCTGACCGCGAAAACCCACATCAACCGGGCCATGACCAAGCTCCACGCCCGCGACCGCGCCCAGCTCGTCGTCCTCGCCTACGAATCGGGCCTGGTGGTCCCGCGCAACTCCTGA
- a CDS encoding putative glycolipid-binding domain-containing protein translates to MSGSRRLARTWEIFPGSGYSTAWVDLARGTLTARGRAVALAPEPYWLTYTLETSDGYVTSRLHVTVETAASTRESDLRNDSGRWTVDGAYRPDLDGALDCDLGLCPLTNTMPVLRHGLHRRPGTGPHHFLMAWVSVPDLAVSANRQTYTHLARAGHGARVRYESGGFRADVGFDDDGLVMDYPSLAAPLTA, encoded by the coding sequence ATGAGCGGATCCCGGCGCCTCGCGCGCACCTGGGAAATCTTCCCCGGCTCGGGCTACTCGACCGCGTGGGTCGACCTCGCCCGGGGCACCCTGACCGCGCGCGGACGCGCTGTTGCTCTGGCCCCCGAGCCGTACTGGCTGACGTACACGCTCGAAACCTCCGACGGCTACGTGACCTCGCGCCTCCACGTCACGGTCGAGACGGCGGCATCGACCCGGGAGTCGGACCTGCGCAACGACTCCGGACGCTGGACCGTGGACGGCGCGTACCGCCCCGATCTCGACGGTGCGCTCGACTGCGACCTGGGCCTCTGCCCGCTCACCAACACCATGCCCGTGCTCCGCCACGGCCTGCATCGGCGGCCCGGAACCGGACCGCACCACTTCCTGATGGCCTGGGTCTCCGTCCCGGACCTCGCCGTCAGCGCGAACCGGCAGACGTACACGCATCTCGCGCGCGCAGGGCACGGCGCGCGCGTCCGCTACGAGTCCGGCGGCTTCCGCGCGGACGTCGGCTTCGATGACGACGGCCTGGTCATGGACTACCCGTCCCTGGCGGCCCCGCTCACCGCATGA
- a CDS encoding polyprenyl synthetase family protein, whose amino-acid sequence MSEREEQALLKKRIDQVLSEFVTTEAEALADIDACLAPVAEQLHAATRHGKRLRAAFCYWGWRGVGQPDSEALVRAASAIELVHAAAVVHDDLIDHSRTRHGRPTGHIALREVLTDHARPKAGARALAMLVGDLLMSMAGQLFTTSGLPGAFLNRARPLWAVLARELVAGECLEVLRTGAEPDPDVSVKVIRYKTAKYTVEHPLQIGGLLAGAPPRLLQAYSHYGLPLGEAFQLRDDLLGLFGDPEQTGKDPADDLAGNRPTALMAHALTSATEAEHAELHHLLGQTDLSEQQVERVREIAHRTGAVALVEDMITARLREAHDALADADLTTEARSALADLATSSATRTH is encoded by the coding sequence GTGAGTGAACGGGAAGAGCAGGCCTTACTGAAGAAGCGCATCGACCAGGTCCTCAGCGAATTCGTTACCACGGAAGCAGAGGCGCTGGCGGACATCGACGCCTGTCTTGCGCCGGTCGCAGAGCAACTTCATGCCGCGACCAGGCATGGCAAGCGGCTCAGGGCGGCCTTTTGCTACTGGGGCTGGCGCGGAGTCGGCCAGCCCGACAGCGAGGCCCTGGTACGCGCCGCCAGCGCGATCGAGCTGGTCCATGCGGCCGCCGTCGTGCACGACGACCTGATCGACCACAGCCGTACCCGGCACGGCCGGCCCACCGGGCACATCGCGCTGCGTGAGGTACTCACCGATCACGCGCGGCCGAAGGCCGGCGCCCGGGCCCTGGCCATGCTGGTGGGTGATCTGCTGATGTCCATGGCCGGGCAGCTGTTCACGACCTCTGGCCTGCCCGGCGCCTTCCTGAACAGGGCCCGGCCCCTGTGGGCGGTTCTGGCCCGCGAACTGGTGGCCGGTGAGTGCCTGGAGGTGTTGCGTACCGGAGCCGAGCCGGACCCGGACGTATCGGTGAAGGTGATCCGTTACAAGACCGCCAAGTACACCGTCGAACACCCTTTGCAGATCGGCGGCCTGCTCGCCGGCGCCCCACCGCGGCTGCTTCAGGCGTACAGCCACTACGGCCTGCCGCTGGGCGAGGCATTCCAGCTGCGCGATGACCTGCTGGGTCTGTTCGGCGATCCTGAGCAGACCGGCAAGGACCCGGCCGATGACCTGGCCGGGAACCGGCCCACCGCTCTGATGGCCCATGCGCTCACATCCGCCACCGAGGCGGAACACGCCGAGCTGCACCACCTGCTCGGGCAGACGGACCTCAGCGAGCAACAGGTGGAACGGGTCCGGGAGATCGCCCACCGTACCGGGGCCGTCGCCCTCGTCGAAGACATGATCACCGCCCGGCTGCGTGAAGCACACGACGCCCTGGCCGACGCCGACCTGACCACCGAAGCACGCAGCGCACTGGCGGACTTGGCGACGTCCTCAGCCACCCGCACCCACTGA
- a CDS encoding helix-turn-helix transcriptional regulator: MTGNLLGEFLRARRAALEPQDVGMVSHGVRRVAGLRREEVADLAGVNADYYARLEQGRERHPSPQVLDALGRALRLAPDTHAHLHRLAGTPPADRPATDRISPALRQLLDGFSDAPAFVINATLDILAANPRAEALHSPFAPADNLARMVFLDPAGRHFYTDWTSTARATAAHLRQTSGITPDDPRLRSLVHTLTAHSPDFTRLWTTHDVLGKTQDTKHLHHPSVGPLTVTYQSFDVRAAPGQQLIVYQPVPDTLTAEALFRIATRTAGLLPGDAAEP, from the coding sequence GTGACCGGCAATCTCCTCGGAGAGTTCCTCCGCGCGCGCAGGGCGGCCCTGGAGCCGCAGGACGTCGGCATGGTGAGTCACGGCGTACGCAGGGTCGCCGGCCTGCGCCGCGAAGAGGTCGCCGACCTGGCCGGAGTGAACGCGGACTACTACGCCCGGCTGGAGCAGGGCCGCGAACGCCATCCCTCGCCCCAAGTCCTCGACGCCCTCGGCAGGGCCCTGCGCCTGGCTCCCGACACCCACGCCCACCTGCACCGGCTGGCCGGCACACCCCCGGCCGACCGGCCGGCCACCGACCGGATCAGCCCGGCCCTCCGCCAACTCCTGGACGGCTTCTCGGACGCCCCGGCGTTCGTCATCAACGCGACCCTGGACATCCTGGCGGCCAACCCCCGTGCGGAGGCTCTGCATTCACCGTTCGCGCCGGCGGACAACCTGGCGCGTATGGTCTTCCTCGACCCGGCGGGCCGGCACTTCTACACCGACTGGACCTCCACGGCCCGGGCCACCGCGGCCCACCTGCGGCAGACCTCCGGCATCACACCGGACGACCCGCGCCTGCGGTCTCTCGTCCACACCCTGACCGCCCACAGCCCGGACTTCACCCGCCTCTGGACCACCCACGACGTCCTGGGCAAAACCCAGGACACCAAGCACCTGCACCACCCGTCGGTCGGCCCCCTGACCGTGACTTACCAATCCTTCGACGTCCGCGCCGCCCCGGGCCAACAACTCATCGTCTACCAACCCGTCCCCGACACCCTCACCGCCGAAGCCCTCTTCCGGATCGCCACCCGAACCGCGGGGCTCCTACCTGGTGACGCTGCCGAGCCATAA
- a CDS encoding HAMP domain-containing sensor histidine kinase, whose protein sequence is MHRRRGLSARLKLTLSYAGFLAVAGALLLAVVWVFLLRYVPDTPKGLLGISPNRYLLVRTFAPAAAVAMVFLLVFGLAGGWILAGRMLAPLTQITDAARMAGNGSLSHRIRMKGRQDEFRELSDTFDSMLEQLESHVAEQQRFAANASHELRTPLAISRTLLDVARKDPTRDMGELIERLHAVNTRAIDLTEALLLLSRGDRGNLRPESVDLSLVAEEAAETLLPLAEQRRITLDVTGGAARTSGSAELLLRMVTNLVQNAIVHNLPAGGTVTVHTEAHGDTSVLRVENTGPRLPPELVPTLTEPFQRGTERVRTDEHAGAGLGLAIVHSIVRAHDGTLDLVPRPAGGLLVTVRLPGTP, encoded by the coding sequence ATGCATAGACGCCGCGGGCTCAGCGCCCGACTGAAACTCACCCTCAGCTACGCCGGGTTCCTCGCCGTCGCCGGCGCTCTCCTGCTGGCCGTGGTGTGGGTGTTCCTGCTGCGCTACGTACCCGACACGCCCAAGGGCCTTCTCGGGATTTCGCCCAACCGCTACCTCCTTGTGCGCACCTTCGCCCCCGCCGCGGCCGTGGCGATGGTCTTCCTGCTCGTGTTCGGCCTCGCCGGGGGATGGATCCTCGCCGGCCGGATGCTCGCACCACTCACACAGATCACGGATGCGGCACGGATGGCCGGGAACGGGTCGCTGTCCCACCGGATCCGCATGAAGGGCCGCCAGGACGAATTCCGGGAACTCTCCGACACGTTCGACTCGATGCTCGAACAACTCGAGTCCCACGTCGCCGAGCAGCAGAGGTTCGCCGCGAACGCCTCCCACGAACTGCGCACCCCGCTGGCCATCTCGCGGACGCTCCTCGACGTCGCCCGCAAGGACCCCACACGGGACATGGGCGAACTCATCGAACGCCTGCACGCCGTCAATACGCGGGCGATCGACCTCACCGAGGCCCTCCTGCTGCTCAGCCGCGGCGACCGCGGAAACTTGCGCCCCGAGAGCGTCGACCTCTCCCTCGTCGCCGAAGAAGCCGCCGAAACCCTGCTGCCCCTCGCCGAACAGCGCCGGATCACGCTCGACGTCACCGGCGGGGCCGCCCGGACCAGCGGCTCCGCGGAGCTCCTGCTGCGGATGGTGACGAACCTCGTCCAGAACGCCATCGTCCACAACCTCCCCGCCGGCGGCACCGTGACGGTCCACACCGAGGCGCACGGCGACACGAGCGTGCTGCGGGTCGAGAACACGGGCCCTCGGCTCCCACCGGAACTGGTACCGACCCTCACCGAACCCTTCCAGCGCGGAACGGAACGCGTACGCACCGACGAGCACGCCGGCGCCGGCCTCGGCCTGGCCATCGTGCACAGCATCGTCCGCGCCCACGACGGGACCCTCGACCTCGTCCCCCGCCCCGCCGGCGGTCTCCTCGTCACGGTCCGGCTTCCCGGCACGCCGTAG
- a CDS encoding DUF4352 domain-containing protein produces MSQQFPPPGQQPPPGYGYPPPPPAPQKSSAGKIVGFSCLGVVGLVVVLGVAGALLSGSSDDGTAKPPAARATPSVSEKAPEAGQPSAAPEKKAPAVAVSAKKTAFKPSIIAQGSDYTSVSVTITNNSKKPISVNPLYFAITDTSSTKHAAELAADEGQIDTVDLAPGENVTGTITGKGKWTAKTVTYTDGLLGDPVRADVS; encoded by the coding sequence GTGTCTCAGCAGTTCCCGCCGCCCGGCCAGCAGCCTCCGCCCGGATACGGGTATCCGCCCCCGCCGCCCGCACCGCAGAAGTCCAGCGCAGGAAAGATCGTCGGCTTCTCCTGCCTCGGCGTGGTCGGCCTGGTCGTCGTCCTCGGTGTGGCCGGTGCGCTCCTCAGCGGCAGCAGCGACGACGGCACGGCGAAGCCACCGGCCGCCCGGGCCACGCCGTCGGTCTCTGAGAAGGCGCCGGAGGCCGGGCAGCCGTCCGCCGCGCCCGAGAAGAAGGCGCCGGCGGTCGCAGTGTCGGCGAAGAAAACGGCGTTCAAGCCGAGCATCATCGCGCAGGGCAGCGACTACACGAGCGTGTCGGTGACGATCACCAACAACTCGAAGAAGCCCATCTCCGTGAACCCGCTGTACTTCGCGATCACCGACACGTCCAGCACCAAGCACGCGGCGGAACTCGCCGCAGACGAGGGCCAGATCGACACGGTGGACCTCGCGCCGGGGGAGAACGTCACCGGGACGATCACCGGCAAGGGCAAGTGGACGGCGAAGACGGTGACGTACACCGATGGACTGCTCGGGGATCCGGTCCGGGCCGACGTGTCCTGA
- a CDS encoding sensor histidine kinase produces MGKGRFEVPAGVRDWVIAVGVAAALLVTGVSGQHSATNLDLLGYVLLAAGGLALAAGRRAPVPVLAVTGLCAVGYQAVGFDVAAVAYLFAVYAAMRAGHRVITVVVSVAVLAALPLAALVSGLHDTGEAFAQARGALEIAWLIAAGAAGEALRQAERRADEAERTREETARRRADEERLHIARELHDSLTHQISVIKVQSEVAVHVARKRGEQVPEALLAIREAGREASRDLRATLEALRDDDKSPPRGLDHVPELVERAGKSGLEATLTIEGQRHDVPAAVGRTAYRVVQESLTNIARHADAGKASVRIDYRPDALAIRIDDDGKATVDSAPEPGIGLLGMRERVTALGGQLRAAPRSEGGFTVQAELPLERAS; encoded by the coding sequence ATGGGCAAAGGACGGTTCGAGGTCCCGGCTGGTGTGCGGGACTGGGTGATCGCCGTCGGCGTGGCGGCGGCGCTGCTGGTCACCGGGGTGTCGGGGCAGCACTCCGCCACGAACCTCGACCTGCTCGGCTACGTGCTGCTGGCGGCCGGAGGTCTGGCGCTGGCCGCCGGCCGACGCGCTCCGGTTCCCGTGCTGGCCGTCACCGGGCTGTGCGCGGTGGGCTACCAGGCGGTGGGTTTCGACGTGGCTGCCGTCGCGTACCTGTTCGCGGTGTACGCGGCCATGCGGGCGGGACACCGCGTCATCACGGTCGTGGTGAGCGTGGCCGTGCTGGCCGCTCTCCCTCTCGCAGCCCTTGTCTCGGGCCTGCATGACACGGGGGAGGCGTTCGCGCAGGCCCGAGGCGCCCTGGAGATCGCCTGGCTGATCGCAGCCGGCGCCGCCGGTGAGGCGCTGCGGCAGGCAGAGCGGCGGGCCGATGAAGCCGAGCGCACCCGTGAGGAGACCGCTCGGCGCCGCGCCGACGAGGAGCGGCTGCACATCGCGCGGGAGCTGCACGATTCGCTCACCCACCAGATCTCGGTCATCAAGGTGCAGTCCGAGGTTGCCGTCCATGTGGCCCGCAAGCGCGGCGAACAAGTACCGGAGGCGCTGCTGGCGATCCGGGAGGCGGGCCGTGAGGCGTCCCGCGACCTGAGGGCGACCCTGGAGGCGCTGCGCGACGACGACAAGTCCCCACCGCGCGGGCTCGACCACGTCCCCGAACTCGTCGAGCGGGCCGGCAAGAGCGGCCTGGAGGCGACGCTGACGATCGAGGGACAGCGGCACGACGTGCCGGCCGCAGTGGGCAGGACCGCCTACCGGGTCGTTCAGGAATCGCTGACCAACATCGCCCGTCACGCGGACGCCGGCAAGGCCTCGGTCCGCATCGACTACCGGCCGGACGCCCTCGCGATCCGCATCGACGACGACGGCAAGGCCACTGTGGACAGCGCGCCGGAGCCCGGTATCGGTCTCCTGGGGATGCGCGAACGCGTCACCGCCCTCGGAGGTCAACTGCGAGCAGCGCCGCGCAGCGAGGGCGGCTTCACCGTCCAGGCCGAACTCCCGCTGGAGCGAGCATCGTGA
- a CDS encoding polyprenyl synthetase, which yields MTHHDGREPTLTEDAVALVAGLADLAVSGLSSAVGGVSGLLRRADLGDLLADGQEETKARGRLLLDRHAAPPPAHLEVLARTVTARTKAGSGGE from the coding sequence GTGACACACCATGACGGCCGCGAGCCGACGCTGACCGAGGATGCGGTGGCACTGGTCGCCGGCCTTGCCGATCTGGCGGTCAGCGGGCTGAGCAGCGCGGTGGGCGGTGTCAGCGGCCTGCTGCGCCGCGCCGATCTCGGCGACCTTCTGGCTGACGGCCAGGAGGAGACCAAGGCGCGCGGCCGCTTGCTCCTCGACCGGCATGCGGCCCCGCCGCCGGCTCACCTGGAGGTACTGGCCCGCACCGTCACCGCCCGCACCAAGGCGGGAAGCGGCGGTGAGTGA
- a CDS encoding SDR family oxidoreductase, with amino-acid sequence MRNEAKVVAITGASSGIGEATARRLAADGHRLFLGARRTDRLDALSREIDEAGGTAAFQRLDVTDAADVRAFVAAAREHYGRMDVMVNNAGVMPLSPLDALKVDEWDRMIDVNVRGVLHGIAAALPVMRAQGGGHFVNVASVGAYEVSPTAAVYCATKFAVRAISEGLRQESDGSVRVTLVSPGVTGSELADGISDPAAREAMKAYRAVALPASAIAEAIAYAVAQPAEVDVNEIVVRPAASAR; translated from the coding sequence ATGAGGAACGAAGCCAAGGTCGTGGCCATTACCGGAGCCAGCAGCGGGATCGGGGAGGCGACGGCTCGGCGGCTCGCTGCCGACGGCCACCGGTTGTTCCTGGGCGCGCGGCGCACCGATCGGCTCGACGCGCTGAGCCGGGAGATCGATGAGGCAGGTGGCACCGCGGCCTTCCAGCGGCTGGATGTCACTGACGCCGCCGATGTACGGGCCTTCGTGGCCGCCGCCCGGGAGCATTACGGCCGAATGGACGTGATGGTCAACAACGCCGGGGTGATGCCCCTCTCGCCGCTGGACGCGCTGAAGGTCGACGAGTGGGACCGGATGATCGACGTGAACGTGCGGGGTGTGCTGCACGGGATCGCCGCCGCCCTGCCCGTGATGCGCGCCCAGGGCGGCGGCCACTTCGTGAACGTCGCCTCCGTCGGTGCGTACGAGGTGTCGCCCACTGCGGCTGTCTACTGCGCCACCAAGTTCGCCGTCCGAGCCATATCCGAAGGGCTGCGCCAGGAGTCGGACGGCTCCGTCCGGGTCACTCTGGTCTCTCCGGGCGTGACCGGGTCCGAGCTGGCCGACGGGATCTCCGATCCTGCCGCGAGGGAGGCCATGAAGGCCTATCGGGCCGTGGCGCTGCCGGCGTCCGCCATCGCCGAGGCCATTGCCTATGCCGTCGCCCAGCCGGCCGAGGTCGACGTCAACGAGATCGTCGTACGTCCTGCTGCGAGTGCCCGGTGA
- a CDS encoding DUF6223 family protein translates to MSVHRLSAAAAAALLGGLGLAAPAAAHTSAEPVAAGVYDFSLGRLGATTGGLLALAAVVIALLALTRPTGRLGTANGSLGAITAMTAGLIATALGGLVAATADGGLGTGNGLGGAYVALLLGLIGTALGGRALSRSRHTG, encoded by the coding sequence ATGTCTGTTCATCGCCTGTCTGCCGCCGCCGCGGCCGCCCTGCTCGGCGGTCTCGGGCTTGCCGCACCGGCGGCAGCGCACACCTCGGCCGAGCCCGTCGCCGCCGGTGTCTACGACTTCAGCCTCGGGCGGCTAGGGGCCACCACGGGCGGGCTGCTGGCCCTGGCCGCCGTGGTCATCGCCCTGCTGGCGCTGACCCGCCCCACCGGTCGTCTCGGCACCGCCAACGGGTCACTCGGAGCCATCACGGCAATGACGGCAGGGCTGATCGCCACGGCCCTCGGCGGACTGGTCGCGGCCACCGCCGACGGTGGCCTCGGCACCGGCAACGGACTGGGCGGGGCCTACGTGGCCCTGCTGCTGGGACTGATCGGCACAGCCCTCGGCGGGCGGGCCCTGTCCCGCTCCCGCCACACCGGCTGA